One region of Trichosurus vulpecula isolate mTriVul1 chromosome 1, mTriVul1.pri, whole genome shotgun sequence genomic DNA includes:
- the TICAM2 gene encoding TIR domain-containing adapter molecule 2, which translates to MGMQNSKIDSCPLSTFPRKKSMESKQEAKHSKDIRESSSDKDLKELKEEEKEEEGAEELSKEELEEEVFFKFVILHAEDDTHEALRVQGMLQNEFGIKPGIIYAEMPCGKQHLQNLDDAVNGSAWTIFLLTENFLRDAWCNFQFYTSLMNSINRQHKYNSVIPMRPLNNPLPRDKTPFALQTINALEERSSGFPKQVEKIFQDSVYEKQKAIWKDSKNMVDS; encoded by the coding sequence ATGGGCATGCAGAATTCTAAAATAGATTCCTGCcctctttccacttttcccaggaAAAAGAGCATGGAGTCTAAGCAAGAGGCCAAACACTCCAAAGATATTAGAGAGAGCAGTAGTGACAAGGACCTGAAAGAactaaaggaagaggaaaaggaggaggaaggagcagAAGAGCTATCTAAAGAGGAATTGGAAGAAGAGGTATTCTTTAAGTTTGTGATTCTGCATGCTGAAGATGACAcccatgaagccctcagggtccaaGGGATGCTGCAAAATGAATTTGGCATTAAACCTGGAATAATCTATGCTGAAATGCCATGTGGCAAACAACATTTACAGAACTTAGACGATGCCGTAAATGGGTCTGCCTGGACCATTTTTTTATTGACTGAAAACTTTTTGAGGGATGCTTGgtgcaatttccagttctataCATCCCTAATGAATTCCATTAATAGGCAGCATAAGTACAATTCTGTCATACCAATGAGGCCACTGAATAATCCTCTCCCCAGGGATAAGACTCCATTTGCCTTACAGACTATCAATGCTCTGGAAGAAAGAAGTTCCGGCTTTCCTAAACAAGTAGAAAAAATTTTCCAGGATTCTGTGTACGAGAAACAAAAAGCCATATGGAAAGATTCAAAAAATATGGTAGATAGCTAG